Genomic DNA from Prevotella intermedia ATCC 25611 = DSM 20706:
GCATTTTTCTGCTTATCTTATAATCACTTGTTTCGGTGCATCAGCGAAACGACAAGCGCATAGGGTTGCCTGTTTCAACTGGCAAGACTCAAATATTATAGGAACAATAGTTTTATTGTGATAGCAGGATAAGCTATAAAAAAAGTTTTGTTTGAATTGATTTCCTACAGAATTGTTCTTGAAAAACGCTGAAATATGATAAGAAATACCTATCTTTGCATTTGAAAAATCATCAAAATTTCAAAGGTTTTGTATGGAAGAAAAGCATTCAACAGGAAAAAATATCACACTGAAAGCTCAAATAGAGGCTTTGCCTAAAGACAGTGTGCTTTTTCGTTCGGACTTTCCAGAGTACCATTCTGAATTTGTTGGAAGTATCTTGGCAGAACTTACATCAAACGGATTGTTGGTAAAAATAGCCCAAGGAATATATGTAAAACCGAGAAAAAGCCGTTTTGGTCAAGTTCTGCCATCTATTGAGAAAATAGTTCAAGCTATAGCGACTCGGGACAATGCAGAGATATTGCCCTCTGGAATGACAGCTTTAAATGCTTTGGGACTTTCAACTCAAGTGCCAATGAATTATACTTATCTGACTACTGGTAGTGAGAGAACAGTAAAATTAACCAATCATCAGATAGTCCTCAAGCGTGGAGTACCAAAGAACTTTTGTTATGAAACACGTTTGATAGCCTTACTGGTACAGGCTTTAAAGACGATTAAACAGGAGAATATTGGCACCAAGGAATTACAAGTGATACGTGAAATCATTTCTAAGGAGCCAAATAAGGAAAGCTTAGCAAAGGACATTGATATGATGCCTGTTTGGATGAAGAGGATTGTAAAACCAATGCTTAATAACAATTAAGAGGGATATGGGTAAATTGTGGTTAAGCAACAGCATATTGGATCGTCTTGCAATGTTGCAGCAGACGGAAATCAGACATTCGGGAATCAACCAAATAGCAATAGAAAAGGACTGGTGGGTAACAGTTACACTTAAGGCATTGTTTCAAACAGACTGCTCCGAATCATTAATCTTCAAAGGTGGCACTTCTCTTTCCAAGGGCTTTAACATTATCGAACGCTTTTCTTATCCAAAGTAAAATGTTATCCAAAGTAAGCACTACGATATAATAAAACTCTCTGTTTTTCAGTTTTACTTTTGATAATGTTGTTTTGATAAAAATTATTGCTATATTAAGGGCTGTGTTTATCACCCTAATTAATAATAGCAATAATTATGTATAACAAATCAAAGGACATCAGGCAATTGGTCGCCGAGACAGTTCTGTTTCTCCAAGACCAAAAGTATTCGTCTGCGTGTATTGAGACACATCGCAGACGGTGGCGAGACGGCATTATTTCGTATATGGATAGCCGTGGTATCACACAGTACTCATCCGTAATAGGCGAAGAGTACCTTTCTTTGGCGACACGGGATGTTGCCCCTTCTACCAAACGCGCACGATTGCGCAGTATCCACATGCTTACGGAATATTTGGAAACAGGAGGCATCCGCAGACGAATTGTGCATTTGGTAGAGCATCCGTTGCCAGGTGAGATAGGACAGATAGCACAAGAGTATCTACAGGGGATGCAAGCGGCAAGAAAGAACGAACTGACAGTGCTCAATCACCGTAGAATGCTGAGCTATTTCATATCTGGACTCAGTATCAAAGGGATATACAGAGTGGATGACGTCTCCGAGAGAGACATACTAGATTTTGTGGACAGTACTCCAGTGGCTAAAAGTCACCACTATTACACAATTAAGAGCTTTACACGTTTCCTATTCGAAAAAGGTTATACGTCCGCGAATCTCAGCTATGTGATTGAGCGCAACAATTTTCCCCATCATGAGAAACTTCCCTCTGTGTACAGCGCAGAGGAGGTGTGCAGAATAGAGCAGTCGGTAGAGCAGTCAAGCCATGTTGGGAAGCGGGACTATGCGATATTGCTCCTTGCATCCCGTCTCGGACTTCGGGCCTCTGACATCGCCAACCTCACATTTTCTAACATTAACTGGGATAAGAATCTGATGGTACTTGTCCAGTCAAAGACAGGTAACCCTATCGAACTGCCCTTGTTACGCGAGGTTGGAGAGGCTATCGTCAATTACCTGCGCTACTCACGTCCTGTGTCTGACCTGCCCAATGTATTCCTAACAGCCTGTGCACCCTATCGGCCGATGACGCATATCAGCCTGAACGGTGTCATTTCCAGAATCATGCAAGAATCCGGCATAGACATCACTGGGCGCAAGTTCGGTCCCCATTCCATGCGCCATTCTCTTGCGAGCAACCTCTTGAAAGCGGGTGTCTCTATTCCGATTATATCAAGTGCTCTTGGCCATAAGAGTTCCCAAACTACGATGGGATATTTGAGGATCGACGCAAGTAACCTGAGGAAGTGTTCCCTTGACGTACCAGAAGTGCCAGACTCTTTCTATGAGCAGAAAGGAGGTGCGTTTTATGATTGACTATACATATAAGAGCGTATTCACTCCATTTTTTAGAGATTTTATACACGTCAAAGAAGCCATGGGATTCTCCACTCCCAAGATTGAGTATATACTCAAAGATCTTGATATGTTTTTCCTCGGGAAAGGCGTGGAGGAGCCAATCATCAAGAAAGAGATGCTTGTTGCCTGGCGCCAGGGCAAAGCAAATGAGTCAGAGCGAACTCTTTATGACAAGTGGTCAATAATCTCGCAATTTTCAAGATACATGTGTCACCTTGGCTTCCCTTGCTATGTCCCTCACATGCCGAAGAAGAATTTTGGGCCAGGATCGTACATGCCGTATATCTTTACACATAAACAAATATCGGCGCTTTTCAAGGCAAGCGATGGCATGGTCATGTCTTATAACAATATGGAGAGCAAGATGTTTTGCATTCCTGCCCTGTTAAGGACTCTATACGGTACAGGTATGCGTATCGGTGAGGCTTGTTCACTGGTGAATCAGGATGTAGACCTGAAGAATGCACAGATTCTGACACGAAAGACGAAGAACCAACAGCAGCGTATCGTTCCTATCTGTCAATCGTTGGCTACCGTACTGGAACAGTATAGGCAGTATCGTGATAGAATAGCAATTCCTGGAATTTCACTACCTAATGCACATTTCTTTGTCGCTCCGAATGGGCGAAGCCTAAGCCCAGGCAATATGCATGACTGGTTCCGCAAACTTTTGAAAACATGCGGCATACCATTCATTGGAGGCAACCACGGGCCGAGGGTACATGACCTCCGCCATACGTTTGCCGTCCACTCGCTCATGCAGCAGGTGAGGGCTGGCGCTGATATTTATTGCGCATTACCCATCCTGTCTGTATATCTGGGACACAAGACCTTGTCAGGAACAGAGAGATATGTCCGTCTGACACAGGAGATGTTCCTGACATCATCAATCTGGAAGAGTCCGTTTCTTCTTACGTGTTTCCGTCAATGCCCTTAATGAAGAGAGCCGATGAGTGACAACAGTTTCGCAAGGCACCTGACAGCCTTTTTCACAGAATATCTTGCCAGTGAACGGGGATTCAGCCACAATACGATAAGGTCGTACAGCAACACCTTTGTATCCTTTCTGTCCTATATGGAATCTGCCTGCCATGTCAAACCGGAGAGGATGGAACTGAAATACGTCAACAGGAGTAACGTGCTCTCGTTCCTAGACTGGCTTCAGGACAACAACGGGATTAAAGACACAACCCGAAACCAACGGCTGGCGGCCATCCATGCCTTCTGTCGCTATATGCAATATGAGGATGTTGCCCATCTTGAGCAGTGGCAGCAGGTCTTGTCCATCAAGATAAAAAAAACAGTCAGGCACAGCGTTAATTACCTTTCCCTTGAAGGAATCAGACTGCTTTTGTCGCAAATACCACATGACACAAAATCAGGCAGGCGTGACCTTGCAATCATATCGTTACTTTATGAAAGCGGGGCACGTGTACAAGAACTGATAGACCTCACTCCGCAAGATTTGCACTTGGACAGTCCCTGCTATGTTACTCTTTATGGAAAAGGAAGGAAGAAACGCCTTGTGCCGATACAGAATCCGCAAGTGGCCATCATCAGATCATACATAGCAGAGAACAGGCTTGACCTACAGTCCGCTAACTGTAGACCGCTTTTTCAGAACAACCGGGGCGGCAAGCTTACCGGGGCAGGTATCACGTTTATACTTGGGCGACATGTGGCTAACGCTAGGATAGTCAACCCTGAGTTGATTCCCAAAAGAATTACACCACATTGTTTGCGGCACAGTAAAGCCATGCATCTATTACAGGCAGGAGTGAATCTTGTGTACATAAGGGATATACTTGGTCATGTGTCCATACAGACAACGGAAGTATATGCAAGGGCAGACTCTAAGCAGAAAAGAGAAGCACTTGAGGCGGCATATACCGAAGTCCTGCCTGCTTTGGGAGAAGAAAAGACATCGTGGGAGAGGGACTCCGAACTGAGGTCTTGGCTGAAAAGCCTTGGCAAGTAACAACAAATATTATCCAAAGTAGTTTTCAAAAGTAACCGCTATGACTTGTTAATTTATAGAATCAGTTGAGGACTTACTTTGGATAACATTTTACTTTGGATAAGATAGTTTATCATTAACGTGAGTTCGATATAAGCTCTATGCAATTATTCTGCTTTTATCAATTATTTCTATGTTCATTTCTGGCTTCTTTGGCAACAGATTGTATGCAATGAGTCCTGCTATCAGATTTGTTGCAAAGTTATCAAAAGAGCGATGTCTGGTGTGTTCTATCTGACATACATTCTTCAGTTCATCGTTCACCGTCTCTATCACAGAACGCTTTCTGAGCAACAACTTATCATACAGGCTCATCAGGGAGTTCTTCATGTTCTTCTTTATCTTTGTCACTAAATGTATATTGTCCACAAAGAGCATCTCAAAGAGGTTCTGACTGATATACCCCCTGTCTGCGAAGAGTTTCCCAAACAACCTCTCGGTGAAGCGTTTGTCCTTCAGTGGCTCCCTGTCATCTACGTTTCCTGGCGTGAGCTTCCACTGGATAATCTCTCCCTTGTCATTGATGACAAGATGTAGCTTGAAGCCGTAGAACCAGCCCATGGTGCACTTTCCCTTTGCCGCCCAGCCCCTCATGGTCCTGTGCTGCCGCTCACGCTTGATGTGGCAGGAAGCCAGTGGTGTGGAATCAATGATGGATATGCCTGAACACTTGCCCAGTGCACATGTCTGGAGAAACAGCAACAGGTGCAGTGCGACCTGTGCTTGTCGCTCGACGAAGCGGTTGTAGGAAATCCGATGTGGGAAGTCTCCACGCATATGCTGGCAGATATAGCCTAAGTAGAAGGACTTGAGGTCTCGGAAGCGGTGAGTGTGGAACAGGACCAGAATGGTCATGATTTCACTGTCTGACATACGGGAAACACGGTTACGGTGCCGCTTGCCGGGTACCTGAAGCGTATGTTTTTTCAACTCTGGAGTAAAATACTTGCAAAAATCGTCGAATATACAGAATATTTCTATTAAATTTGTATCAGTCATAGGAGTGGGTATTTGTTTGTAACTCTTTGGTTTACAAGTATAAAGGTACAAAAAATATTCCACTCCTACAACTTTTAAAACAACTTTCTTATATCGAACTCACGTTATCATTAGTTCTGATAATTTTTCGGAAGACATTGATTTGGCTATTAGTCATTCGTTCTTTGGTATTGAGAAAACGAGCAAGAACCAACGTGAAAAGTTGCGTAAAACAGCACGTGCCTATATTCACGAAGTACTTTCTACGCAATTAGATGCTAAGTTGAAGGCTATGGGAGTTTCTGGATATAGTATAGAAAATATAACACAAGTCCAAGATAAGAATGGTGAATGGCGTCCGATAGATTCTGATAAAGACCCTACGGTTATTCTTTTGCACTATCCGTCGATTGTTGAAGATGCTATCTCATACATTCCTTCTCGTGTAAAGATTGAAATCAGTGCTCTTTCTATGGACGAACCGTCTGAACAAAGAGAAATCCATTCATTGATTGAAGAATGTTTTGAAGGTGAAGATGCTGGTGCTATCAGTAAAGTCAGAACTGTACTACCTACTCGCACTTTCTTGGAAAAGATATTTTTAATAGCCGAAGAATTTCAGAAGGATAAGCCGAGGCATCTTCGAATGTCCCGCCATTTATACGATTTGGAGAAGCTAATGGATACTCAATATGGTCGTGATGCTTTGTCTGACGGCTCTCTATACAATGAGATTGTAGAGCACCGTAGAACGTACTATGCCCTAAAATATATAAATTATGACCTTCATACTCCTTCTACCATTAATTTTATGATACCAGAGAAAGAGTTGGAATTATGGAAAACTGATTATGCCGCAATGAAACAATTTTTCATATATGGTCAATCTCTTGAATTTAATGAACTAACACAAAGGATAGAAGAACTGAATGAGCGAATAAAGAAAATCGTATTTTGAATAGAAAGCATTTTGTATTTGCTTCTTTTATATTTCCTATTTAATCTTGATGTGGCAGAAAAGAAGTATATTGATGTAAAGTTTTTCATCAGTATAGCTTATCTCTGATTTGTGAATAAAACTCAAACAGATGGCTTGAATTGTTAAAAGTAAGGCGTGGAACATCGCTGAGAATCGCGTTTTTTGAGCAAAAAGTTTTTTGTTTACGAATATTTGAGTTTTTCACGTGCAATAGATAAGCTGCTTGTAATCAGCGATAAAGCTTGCGAGTGGGATAGCAGTGTGCAGTTGTAATACTGCTTTTATAATACAAAACGAACAATATAAAGGAGATAAAGGATAAAAAAGTGTTACCAAACCGCCACTTTGGCGTTCTAAGACAATAGCTTTCACCGAGCAAAACCTATTGTTTTACCTTTCAAAACCGCTGCTTTTGAAAAACGGAAACGAAGTTTTTGGTTTTTCAATGCTATTTTTATTGTTTCACGGAAATATTAGCTCATTTTCCAAATGTTAAAAGACGGAGCGAGAAACTACCGCTATGCTACCTACATTGCCGTTGTGTTTTACCGATAAAGCTGTGCGACAAGGGCAAAAAGAAACCGCCCTTTCCAAATGGGAAGAGCGGTTGAAAATTCCTGTTAGTTTGCCATTTCGGATATGAACTTTATGCGAACCAAGCGAATTTCTTCTTCGGTGTAGTCCTCGTCAAGTTCTTTGAGGGCTTCGTTGATGCTGTCGGTATGGCTGTTCATAAAGTAATCGTAGATGTCGTCTATCTTATCTTCGTCGTAAATATCCTTCAAGAAGTAGTCGATGTTGATTTTTGTGCCACTGTACACGATTTCTTCTATCTTTGAAAGTAGCTCGTCGAAGCCGAGACCTTCGGCAACAGCAATGTCGTCCAACGGCAGTTTACGGTCGATACCTTGAATTATCTTCACTTTCTGCATCGATTTCTTTGCCACGGTGCGCACGCGCAGCTCTTCTGGACGCTCGATGTTCTTTTCCTTGCAATACTGTTTAATGAGCTTGCAGAACTCTTCTCCGTAGCGTTTTGCCTTGCCCACGCCTACGCCCTGTATATTTTGCAGCTCCTGTTCGGTAATGGGATACATCATAGCCATTTGGTCTAACGATGGGTCTTGGAAGATAACGTAGGCTGGAATGCCCAGTTTGCGTGCCAAATGCTTGCGCAGGTCCTTCAGCATTGCGTAGAGTTCAGGGTCGGCAACGCTTGTTCCACCTACCATACTTTCGTCTATTTCGTCGGTTTTGAACTCTTTGTCCATTACAATCATAAACGATTGTGGGTTCTTTAAGAAGCGTTTGCCTGCTGCCGTGAGCTTCAGTAAGCCGTAGTTCTCTACGTCTTTCTTCAGAAAACCGTCCAACATAGCTTGGCGAATGACAGGATTCCACACCTTCGGGTCTTCTTTTTCGCCGAGTCCGAACTCTTCGAGAAGGTTGTGCTTGTGGTCTCTTATGTCGTCAGTACCACGACCTTTGACAAAGTCGATAACATATTCTTGGCGGAAATTCTCCTTCAATGCCTTCACCGCTTGCAATACGATGGACAATGGTTGCTGGGCTTCTATCTTTTCTTTAGGGTGCAAACAGTTGTCGCACATACCGCAATTGTCTTTCGGATATTCTTCGCCGAAGTAGTGGAGCAGCAGTTTGCGGCGGCAAACCGACGATTCGGCGTATGTTTCGGTCTCTTGCAGCAGCTGTCTGCCTATGTCTTGCTCGGCAACGGGCTTGCCTTCCATAAAGTTTTCGAGCTTCTTGAGGTCGTTTTTCGAGTAGAAAACAATACATTTGCCTTCTTCTCCGTCGCGTCCAGCACGCCCTGTCTCTTGGTAATAGCCTTCCAAACTTTTCGGAATATCGTAGTGGATAACGAAGCGAACATCGGGTTTGTCGATGCCCATACCGAAGGCAATGGTTGCAACAATGACGTCGATGTTCTCCATCAGGAAGTCGTCTTGCGTCTTTGAGCGCGTTTCCGAATCGAGACCAGCGT
This window encodes:
- a CDS encoding site-specific integrase — its product is MSDNSFARHLTAFFTEYLASERGFSHNTIRSYSNTFVSFLSYMESACHVKPERMELKYVNRSNVLSFLDWLQDNNGIKDTTRNQRLAAIHAFCRYMQYEDVAHLEQWQQVLSIKIKKTVRHSVNYLSLEGIRLLLSQIPHDTKSGRRDLAIISLLYESGARVQELIDLTPQDLHLDSPCYVTLYGKGRKKRLVPIQNPQVAIIRSYIAENRLDLQSANCRPLFQNNRGGKLTGAGITFILGRHVANARIVNPELIPKRITPHCLRHSKAMHLLQAGVNLVYIRDILGHVSIQTTEVYARADSKQKREALEAAYTEVLPALGEEKTSWERDSELRSWLKSLGK
- a CDS encoding tyrosine-type recombinase/integrase; translation: MSYNNMESKMFCIPALLRTLYGTGMRIGEACSLVNQDVDLKNAQILTRKTKNQQQRIVPICQSLATVLEQYRQYRDRIAIPGISLPNAHFFVAPNGRSLSPGNMHDWFRKLLKTCGIPFIGGNHGPRVHDLRHTFAVHSLMQQVRAGADIYCALPILSVYLGHKTLSGTERYVRLTQEMFLTSSIWKSPFLLTCFRQCP
- the recQ gene encoding DNA helicase RecQ, coding for MAKEVNLTEKLKHFFGFDKFKGAQEAIIRNVLEGNDTFVLMPTGGGKSLCYQLPSLIMEGTAIVISPLIALMKNQVDVINGISEEDGVAHYLNSSLKKTEIDNVKADIQSGKTKLLYVAPESLNKEDSIEFFKTVKVSFYAIDEAHCISEWGHDFRPEYRKIRQAVDQIGKAPIIALTATATDKVRTDIVKSLGIEDCAEFKSSFNRPNLYYEVRPKKNEEDTNRQIIKFIKQNLGKSGIIYCLSRKKVEELAAVLQANEIKAEPYHAGLDSETRSKTQDDFLMENIDVIVATIAFGMGIDKPDVRFVIHYDIPKSLEGYYQETGRAGRDGEEGKCIVFYSKNDLKKLENFMEGKPVAEQDIGRQLLQETETYAESSVCRRKLLLHYFGEEYPKDNCGMCDNCLHPKEKIEAQQPLSIVLQAVKALKENFRQEYVIDFVKGRGTDDIRDHKHNLLEEFGLGEKEDPKVWNPVIRQAMLDGFLKKDVENYGLLKLTAAGKRFLKNPQSFMIVMDKEFKTDEIDESMVGGTSVADPELYAMLKDLRKHLARKLGIPAYVIFQDPSLDQMAMMYPITEQELQNIQGVGVGKAKRYGEEFCKLIKQYCKEKNIERPEELRVRTVAKKSMQKVKIIQGIDRKLPLDDIAVAEGLGFDELLSKIEEIVYSGTKINIDYFLKDIYDEDKIDDIYDYFMNSHTDSINEALKELDEDYTEEEIRLVRIKFISEMAN
- a CDS encoding nucleotidyl transferase AbiEii/AbiGii toxin family protein → MAISHSFFGIEKTSKNQREKLRKTARAYIHEVLSTQLDAKLKAMGVSGYSIENITQVQDKNGEWRPIDSDKDPTVILLHYPSIVEDAISYIPSRVKIEISALSMDEPSEQREIHSLIEECFEGEDAGAISKVRTVLPTRTFLEKIFLIAEEFQKDKPRHLRMSRHLYDLEKLMDTQYGRDALSDGSLYNEIVEHRRTYYALKYINYDLHTPSTINFMIPEKELELWKTDYAAMKQFFIYGQSLEFNELTQRIEELNERIKKIVF
- a CDS encoding site-specific integrase — protein: MDSRGITQYSSVIGEEYLSLATRDVAPSTKRARLRSIHMLTEYLETGGIRRRIVHLVEHPLPGEIGQIAQEYLQGMQAARKNELTVLNHRRMLSYFISGLSIKGIYRVDDVSERDILDFVDSTPVAKSHHYYTIKSFTRFLFEKGYTSANLSYVIERNNFPHHEKLPSVYSAEEVCRIEQSVEQSSHVGKRDYAILLLASRLGLRASDIANLTFSNINWDKNLMVLVQSKTGNPIELPLLREVGEAIVNYLRYSRPVSDLPNVFLTACAPYRPMTHISLNGVISRIMQESGIDITGRKFGPHSMRHSLASNLLKAGVSIPIISSALGHKSSQTTMGYLRIDASNLRKCSLDVPEVPDSFYEQKGGAFYD
- a CDS encoding IS982 family transposase; its protein translation is MTDTNLIEIFCIFDDFCKYFTPELKKHTLQVPGKRHRNRVSRMSDSEIMTILVLFHTHRFRDLKSFYLGYICQHMRGDFPHRISYNRFVERQAQVALHLLLFLQTCALGKCSGISIIDSTPLASCHIKRERQHRTMRGWAAKGKCTMGWFYGFKLHLVINDKGEIIQWKLTPGNVDDREPLKDKRFTERLFGKLFADRGYISQNLFEMLFVDNIHLVTKIKKNMKNSLMSLYDKLLLRKRSVIETVNDELKNVCQIEHTRHRSFDNFATNLIAGLIAYNLLPKKPEMNIEIIDKSRIIA
- a CDS encoding DUF6088 family protein — encoded protein: MEEKHSTGKNITLKAQIEALPKDSVLFRSDFPEYHSEFVGSILAELTSNGLLVKIAQGIYVKPRKSRFGQVLPSIEKIVQAIATRDNAEILPSGMTALNALGLSTQVPMNYTYLTTGSERTVKLTNHQIVLKRGVPKNFCYETRLIALLVQALKTIKQENIGTKELQVIREIISKEPNKESLAKDIDMMPVWMKRIVKPMLNNN